One window from the genome of Pedobacter schmidteae encodes:
- a CDS encoding UpxY family transcription antiterminator, translating to MENQLGSSYIWTRRWLVVYTRPRWEKKVDRLLKGQNIKSYCPVRQVTNQWADRKKVVELPLFSGYVFVWVNEREEYKVRQTLGVLNFIYYMGKPAVIRDNVIEKIENLMKIHTDYEVINSRDINLGDRIRIKNGIFYNQEGTVIKVCGKTVLMVFDHLDCALVSNVPISDIMLNTAI from the coding sequence ATGGAAAATCAATTAGGATCCAGTTATATCTGGACCAGACGATGGCTGGTTGTTTATACTCGTCCGAGGTGGGAAAAAAAAGTAGACAGATTGTTAAAAGGGCAGAATATAAAATCTTACTGTCCGGTTAGACAGGTTACAAACCAATGGGCCGATAGAAAGAAGGTGGTAGAACTTCCTCTTTTTAGCGGGTATGTATTTGTATGGGTCAATGAACGTGAGGAATATAAAGTGAGACAAACTTTAGGTGTATTGAATTTTATCTATTACATGGGAAAACCTGCTGTAATTAGAGACAATGTGATAGAAAAAATTGAAAATCTAATGAAAATACATACGGATTATGAAGTTATAAATTCCCGGGATATAAATCTTGGCGATCGGATACGGATTAAAAATGGGATTTTTTACAATCAGGAAGGAACTGTTATTAAAGTGTGTGGTAAAACTGTATTGATGGTTTTTGATCATTTAGACTGTGCCCTGGTTAGTAATGTCCCCATATCTGATATCATGTTGAATACGGCAATATAA
- a CDS encoding DegT/DnrJ/EryC1/StrS aminotransferase family protein: MIPVTKPFLPKEEEFKAYIDSIWERQWLTNNGPLLSDLEIKLKEYLNVKHLLYVCNGTFALQLAIRALQLTGEIITTPFSYVATTSSIVWEGCKPVYVDIDSETFNIDPSKIEAAITSHTSAILATHVYGNPCDIDAIQQIADKYGLKVIYDAAHCFGTKYKQKSVFEYGDISTTSFHATKLFHTIEGGAVFTKDPDLLKRMLFMRNFGHSGPETFEGLGVNGKNCEFHAAMGLCNLKYVDQILERRKMLSLHYFEKLKNVKAKFPKLNQDEDYNYAYFPILFESEQMRQKCVEQLELAKVYCRRYFSPSLATLPYVNQKEMPVCDDIVKRIACLPLYHSLTLPDLDMICRTIQRVQNYELPDATEKENFGMQIAKKIETEINILVKK; this comes from the coding sequence ATGATTCCTGTAACCAAACCTTTTCTTCCAAAGGAAGAAGAATTTAAAGCTTATATTGATAGCATTTGGGAACGTCAATGGCTTACCAACAACGGCCCTTTGTTGAGCGATCTTGAGATAAAACTCAAAGAATATCTAAATGTAAAGCACCTTCTGTATGTTTGCAACGGCACTTTTGCATTACAATTAGCCATCAGAGCCTTACAGCTTACTGGCGAAATCATTACTACACCATTTTCGTATGTTGCAACTACAAGCAGCATTGTATGGGAAGGTTGCAAACCTGTGTATGTTGATATAGATAGTGAAACATTCAATATTGACCCTTCAAAAATAGAAGCCGCAATTACTTCACATACTTCAGCTATATTGGCTACACATGTTTATGGGAATCCATGTGACATAGATGCAATTCAACAGATAGCCGATAAGTATGGGTTAAAGGTTATTTATGATGCGGCACATTGCTTTGGTACCAAATACAAGCAAAAATCTGTATTTGAATACGGAGATATCAGCACCACCAGCTTTCATGCGACTAAATTATTTCATACGATTGAAGGCGGTGCCGTGTTTACAAAAGATCCTGATCTGTTAAAACGAATGTTGTTTATGCGCAATTTTGGACATAGTGGGCCTGAAACCTTTGAAGGGCTTGGTGTAAATGGCAAGAATTGTGAATTTCACGCTGCAATGGGTTTATGCAACCTGAAATACGTGGATCAAATACTGGAAAGAAGAAAAATGCTCTCGTTGCATTATTTTGAAAAACTAAAAAATGTTAAAGCCAAATTTCCAAAGCTAAATCAGGATGAAGATTACAATTATGCATATTTCCCGATACTATTCGAATCGGAACAGATGAGACAAAAGTGTGTAGAGCAGCTTGAACTGGCGAAAGTATATTGCCGACGGTACTTCTCGCCATCGCTGGCTACCCTACCCTATGTAAATCAGAAGGAGATGCCCGTATGTGATGATATCGTAAAGAGAATAGCATGTTTGCCGCTCTACCATAGCTTAACACTTCCTGATCTGGATATGATTTGTCGTACTATCCAAAGGGTACAAAACTACGAACTCCCAGATGCAACAGAAAAAGAAAACTTTGGAATGCAAATAGCTAAGAAAATTGAGACAGAAATCAACATTCTGGTAAAAAAATGA
- a CDS encoding glycosyltransferase, with amino-acid sequence MTKHTGRKLLFVVNSLDGGVTERMIANLCNYFDNHEYEVSIVCLNKTYRAYFLGTEIKISALKGLNPDSRLINKLWYIFSTFFRLIALLRRYKPNMVISFKTSANLWAGITCSLLTIPYVLSERITEDTTFIKLNRLLTWFFLKIYNNAKMVVVPSKRMTIGFGKGKHFKPIANCEVISYPVNQLRPLVARGVHKRKFILAAGRLDDQKSFAHLITAFKGLSQQDVDLLVLGEGGEFPKLEAQIKQMGMQHRIMLIGFKECLQDYYKEAQLFVLSARDQSYSSIVAEAMNLGCTCIATDCEQELSDSTAQEKNGLLVKVNGLAHLTEAMNLALSNSTAKKGALKHTNQDNKTTFAEITSAKWEKLIQQIL; translated from the coding sequence ATGACAAAGCATACCGGTCGAAAATTGCTATTCGTAGTAAACTCCCTTGATGGTGGGGTGACAGAGCGAATGATCGCTAATCTGTGCAACTATTTTGACAACCACGAGTACGAGGTAAGCATTGTTTGCTTAAATAAGACTTATCGGGCTTATTTTCTTGGAACTGAAATAAAAATATCTGCATTAAAAGGTCTGAATCCGGACTCGCGCTTAATAAATAAGCTTTGGTATATATTTTCAACATTTTTCAGATTAATTGCTTTATTAAGAAGATATAAACCCAATATGGTCATCTCATTTAAAACTTCAGCCAATTTATGGGCTGGTATTACTTGTAGTTTGCTGACCATACCGTACGTGCTTTCTGAACGAATTACCGAGGATACCACTTTTATTAAATTGAATCGTTTACTCACCTGGTTTTTTTTGAAGATATACAACAACGCAAAAATGGTTGTTGTTCCTTCTAAAAGAATGACAATTGGCTTTGGAAAAGGAAAACACTTTAAACCCATAGCAAATTGTGAGGTAATCAGCTACCCCGTAAATCAGTTGAGACCTTTGGTGGCAAGGGGTGTACACAAAAGAAAGTTCATTCTGGCCGCAGGCAGGCTAGACGATCAAAAAAGTTTTGCTCATTTAATAACGGCATTTAAGGGATTATCCCAGCAGGACGTTGATCTGTTAGTATTGGGTGAAGGAGGTGAATTCCCTAAACTTGAGGCTCAAATTAAGCAAATGGGAATGCAACACCGGATAATGTTGATAGGATTTAAAGAATGTTTGCAAGACTATTATAAAGAGGCCCAGCTTTTTGTGCTCTCGGCACGGGACCAAAGTTATTCAAGTATTGTAGCTGAAGCTATGAATTTGGGATGCACCTGTATTGCAACCGATTGTGAGCAGGAACTTTCGGATAGTACAGCACAGGAAAAGAATGGATTGCTGGTAAAAGTAAATGGTCTGGCTCATTTAACGGAAGCCATGAACCTTGCTTTGAGCAATTCGACTGCAAAAAAAGGGGCTTTAAAGCATACCAACCAAGATAACAAGACCACTTTTGCAGAAATCACTTCAGCAAAATGGGAAAAGCTGATTCAGC